A window from Citrus sinensis cultivar Valencia sweet orange chromosome 3, DVS_A1.0, whole genome shotgun sequence encodes these proteins:
- the LOC127901215 gene encoding uncharacterized protein LOC127901215: MEEIQGKRKPPSWRIMLDEESLLSTEIMSTGLTPAQRCRVFPLTLEGRAREWYRKLPRGGIKGYEQMCQELAEQFRGAVAPEDDMMELMGMKQEEHESLRDFVKRYHRVVLDLRAFNHPQVLKGLKEGVKIGRLWYNLRSPLMQNYLAGNEQARRDIEIEEEKSAKIKGEQLEELRRRERRAPNGSGSGKRAGESSVMGGIST; this comes from the exons ATGGAGGAGATACAGGGCAAGAGAAAGCCCCCGagctggaggataatgctggatgAAGAATCTCTGTTATCAACCGAGATCATGAGTACA GGGTTGACACCAGCTCAgaggtgcagggtgttcccatTGACACTCGAGGGGCGAGCCCGAGAATGGTACCGCAAGCTGCCCCGAGGAGGTATAAAGGGGtacgagcagatgtgccaagAGTTGGCCGAACAGTTCCGAGGAGCGGTAGCCCCAGAGGACGACATGATGGAACTGATGGGGATGAAACAAGAGGAGCATGAGTCCCTCCGGGATTTTGTAAAGCGATATCACCGGGTCGTGCTAGATTTGAGAGCTTTTAATCACCCACAGGTGTTGAAGGGATTAAAAGAAGGTGTAAAAATCGGCCGATTGTGGTATAACTTAAGAAGCCCCCTAATGCAGAATTATTTGGCGGGGAACGAACAGGCGAGGCGAGATATAGAGATCGAAGAGGAGAAATCGGCAAAGATAAAAGGTGAACAGCTGGAAGAGCTGAGGCGAAGAGAACGGAGAGCCCCAAACGGGAGTGGATCGGGAAAGCGAGCTGGGGAATCCTCAGTTATGGGCGGAATATCAACTTGA